A window from Mangifera indica cultivar Alphonso chromosome 2, CATAS_Mindica_2.1, whole genome shotgun sequence encodes these proteins:
- the LOC123199174 gene encoding heavy metal-associated isoprenylated plant protein 2-like, producing MPLSPKAFKSEIGQLGSKFQPPSFAAVLHGVPAVREKRSIYLLQRAAMKKIVIKVSINCQICQTEVLKAVAKLTGINELSVDREKGTLTIIGDVDPVCVVNRLKKIKKCPEIVSVGPPKPPEPEKEKKSDPPPPLPPSCKDCQLVAVGFSPYQYRMCSIL from the exons ATGCCATTAAGCCCAAAGGCTTTCAAGTCTGAAATTGGGCAATTGGGTTCCAAGTTCCAACCACCTTCATTTGCTGCAGTTTTACATGGG GTTCCTGCGGTGAGGGAGAAGAGAAGCATATATTTGTTGCAGAGAGCTGCCATGAAG AAAATAGTGATTAAAGTTTCTATCAACTGCCAAATCTGCCAGACCGAAGTGCTTAAAGCTGTTGCTAAGCTTACAG GTATCAATGAGTTATCGGTGGATAGGGAGAAGGGAACATTAACAATAATAGGAGATGTTGATCCAGTGTGTGTAGTTAACagacttaaaaagataaaaaagtgtCCGGAGATAGTGAGTGTCGGACCTCCGAAGCCGCCGGAACCTGAGAAGGAAAAGAAATCAGACCCTCCTCCGCCCCTTCCTCCGTCATGCAAGGACTGTCAGCTTGTTGCGGTGGGTTTCTCACCCTATCAATACAGGATGTGTTCCATTCTCTGA